Proteins from a single region of Longimicrobium sp.:
- a CDS encoding carboxypeptidase-like regulatory domain-containing protein, producing MRSSRRLALAGLAVLSFAIPAPAQTIVRGRLLDAASDGVIAEGTIVISANRGQWQTSTRSDSAGNFEFPHVELGAYRLRASRIGYREVLGDLALESDSVVSVELRMAAQSVVLQPVTVMSRSGQRMTPEMRGFMERMQSGHGRFITRSEILGRRAGRVTDVLTGIPNLRPSSGRMGTSGHPMSRGSSTAQCQMMFIIDGVRMIHPMASAPRVRAAEFVIDEYVSPSEIDGIEVYRGEADTPSQFVTPLVRCGTIVIWTRRGKRL from the coding sequence ATGCGTTCGTCCCGCCGCCTTGCGCTCGCCGGCCTCGCCGTCCTGTCGTTCGCCATCCCCGCGCCCGCGCAGACCATCGTCCGCGGGCGCCTGCTGGACGCCGCCAGCGACGGGGTGATCGCCGAGGGCACCATCGTGATCTCCGCCAACCGCGGCCAGTGGCAGACCTCCACCCGCAGCGACAGCGCGGGCAACTTCGAGTTCCCGCACGTGGAGCTCGGCGCCTACCGGCTGCGGGCCTCGCGAATCGGCTATCGCGAGGTACTGGGAGACCTGGCGCTGGAATCGGACTCCGTGGTGTCGGTGGAACTGCGGATGGCGGCCCAGTCGGTGGTGCTTCAGCCGGTGACAGTGATGTCGCGTTCCGGGCAGCGGATGACCCCCGAGATGCGCGGGTTCATGGAGCGGATGCAGAGCGGACACGGGCGCTTCATCACCCGTTCGGAGATCCTGGGCCGGCGGGCGGGGCGCGTGACCGACGTGCTCACCGGCATTCCCAACCTGCGCCCGAGTTCCGGGCGGATGGGCACGTCGGGGCACCCGATGTCACGCGGCAGCAGCACCGCACAGTGCCAGATGATGTTCATCATCGACGGGGTGCGGATGATTCACCCGATGGCCAGCGCCCCCCGCGTGCGCGCCGCGGAGTTCGTGATCGACGAGTACGTGAGCCCCTCGGAGATCGACGGCATCGAGGTATACCGCGGCGAGGCCGACACCCCGTCGCAGTTCGTCACGCCCCTGGTCCGCTGCGGGACCATCGTCATCTGGACGCGGCGCGGAAAGCGCTTATAG
- a CDS encoding Lrp/AsnC ligand binding domain-containing protein, whose amino-acid sequence MVAAVVLIRSVPGDVPALARRIAGIDGVAEVYSVSGEYDLIAILRVEQYERIAEIVTEEIAQVSGIERTNTLTAFRVYSKQDLEGAWGMFD is encoded by the coding sequence ATGGTTGCCGCCGTCGTGCTGATTCGCTCCGTTCCCGGCGACGTGCCCGCCCTGGCCCGCCGCATCGCGGGCATCGACGGGGTGGCCGAGGTCTATTCCGTGTCGGGCGAGTACGACCTGATCGCCATCCTGCGCGTCGAGCAGTACGAGCGCATCGCCGAGATCGTTACCGAAGAGATCGCCCAGGTGTCGGGCATCGAGCGCACCAACACGCTCACCGCGTTCCGGGTGTACAGCAAGCAGGACCTGGAAGGCGCCTGGGGCATGTTCGACTGA
- the lipB gene encoding lipoyl(octanoyl) transferase LipB — MSTTFDTSAVSSRPMDVRRLGMISYGDALALQEQLVKQRRAGEVPDTLLLLEHPHVITLGSGSHDENVLVSARERAERGIELFETGRGGDVTYHGPGQLVGYPIFDLKPDRQDLHRYLRDIEEALIGVLADFGLRGGRKEGLTGVWVDGRKLGAIGVRVSSGWITSHGFALNVATDLSFFGTIVPCGIRDHGVGSLSGELGREVPMAEAEASAVRWFERIFGRTAVETD, encoded by the coding sequence ATGAGCACGACTTTCGATACCTCCGCCGTTTCGAGCCGCCCCATGGACGTGCGGCGCCTGGGGATGATCTCCTACGGCGACGCGCTGGCGCTGCAGGAGCAGCTGGTGAAGCAGCGCCGCGCGGGTGAAGTTCCCGACACGCTGCTGCTGCTGGAGCACCCGCACGTGATCACGCTGGGCAGCGGCTCGCACGACGAGAACGTCCTCGTCTCGGCGCGCGAGCGGGCCGAGCGGGGGATCGAGCTGTTCGAGACGGGGCGCGGGGGAGACGTGACGTACCACGGCCCCGGCCAGCTGGTGGGCTATCCCATCTTCGACCTCAAGCCCGACCGGCAGGACCTTCACCGCTACCTGCGCGACATCGAGGAGGCGCTGATCGGCGTCCTCGCCGACTTCGGGCTGCGGGGCGGGCGCAAGGAGGGGCTGACCGGCGTGTGGGTGGATGGGCGCAAGCTGGGGGCGATCGGCGTGCGCGTATCGTCGGGGTGGATCACCAGCCACGGCTTTGCCCTGAACGTGGCGACCGACCTGTCGTTCTTCGGCACCATCGTCCCCTGCGGCATCCGCGATCACGGCGTCGGCTCGCTGTCCGGCGAACTGGGCCGCGAGGTGCCGATGGCGGAGGCGGAGGCATCCGCCGTCCGCTGGTTCGAGCGCATCTTCGGACGGACGGCGGTAGAGACGGACTGA
- a CDS encoding MGDG synthase family glycosyltransferase has translation MNNPRILVVSVSTGTGHVRAAEAVCAALARRHPGVYVRHVDLLELAPQWVRAFYGKAFEKVAAHAPSLWKEIYHATDGDEHDRARWAAAGRFVFRAFRRVLDGERWDACLATHFLPCQLASGGGEFPPLSLVVTDFTLHRVWVQPCASRYFVATDELAAELGRRVPGVPALATGIPISPDVASAGSRDEARAALGLPADRRMALIVGGGLGIGVEEAARAALEATPGDVQLVAVCGRNDSARERLQALGLPAERLQVHGYVQGLTTWMSAADLVATKPGGLSLSEGLALGCALLLTRPIPGAEEGNARVAEANGAALVANTTGEIRAAFARAFSEPGLLQRLADGARGMGRPHAADHVADALVASVARPPEVGVNAQAAGARA, from the coding sequence ATGAACAATCCCAGGATTCTCGTCGTCTCCGTTTCTACCGGGACGGGCCACGTCCGCGCGGCGGAAGCGGTGTGCGCCGCGCTCGCCCGCCGTCACCCTGGCGTGTACGTACGCCACGTGGACCTGCTGGAGCTGGCGCCGCAGTGGGTGCGGGCGTTCTACGGCAAGGCGTTCGAGAAGGTGGCCGCGCACGCGCCGTCGTTGTGGAAGGAGATCTATCACGCCACGGACGGCGACGAGCACGACCGCGCCCGCTGGGCCGCCGCGGGCCGCTTCGTGTTCCGCGCGTTCCGGCGCGTGCTGGACGGGGAGCGGTGGGATGCGTGCCTGGCGACGCACTTCCTTCCCTGCCAGCTGGCGTCCGGAGGCGGCGAGTTTCCGCCCCTTTCGCTGGTGGTCACGGACTTCACCCTGCACCGCGTGTGGGTGCAGCCGTGCGCCAGCCGCTACTTCGTGGCCACGGACGAGCTCGCGGCGGAACTGGGCAGGCGTGTGCCCGGCGTTCCGGCGCTCGCGACCGGCATCCCCATCTCGCCCGACGTGGCATCCGCGGGGTCGCGCGACGAGGCCCGCGCGGCGCTGGGGCTGCCGGCGGACCGGCGCATGGCGCTGATCGTGGGCGGGGGATTGGGGATCGGCGTGGAGGAGGCCGCGCGCGCGGCGCTGGAAGCCACGCCCGGCGACGTTCAGCTGGTGGCGGTCTGCGGCCGCAACGACTCCGCGCGCGAGCGGCTGCAGGCGCTGGGACTGCCGGCGGAGCGCCTGCAGGTGCACGGGTACGTGCAGGGGCTTACGACGTGGATGTCGGCCGCGGACCTGGTCGCCACCAAGCCCGGCGGACTGTCGCTGAGCGAGGGGCTGGCGCTGGGATGCGCGCTGCTGCTGACGCGGCCCATCCCCGGTGCCGAAGAGGGGAACGCCCGCGTGGCCGAGGCGAACGGCGCGGCGCTGGTGGCGAACACCACGGGCGAGATCCGCGCCGCCTTCGCCCGCGCGTTCAGCGAGCCCGGCCTGCTCCAGCGGCTGGCGGATGGGGCGCGGGGCATGGGCCGTCCCCACGCCGCGGACCACGTGGCGGACGCCCTCGTGGCGTCCGTCGCCCGGCCTCCGGAGGTGGGGGTCAACGCACAGGCGGCCGGCGCGAGGGCTTGA
- a CDS encoding RNase H family protein encodes MEEPQPLVFIYADESCLGNQYKDRARPGGAAGLLEYWHPRKGWVRRDYWTSEPDTTNNRMAIRSATIPLGALKQPSRVVFTSDSRYLVDGMTQWVHGWSARGWKRKDGEIENLELWKALMPVAGRHEVQWRWVKGHAGHPQNEYANYLATRSASRQDQSGGLVDSKFDDWIREEQEKERYLSFFALPPDKFEFKPSRRPPVR; translated from the coding sequence TTGGAAGAGCCGCAGCCGCTGGTGTTCATCTACGCGGACGAGTCGTGCCTGGGCAACCAGTACAAGGACCGCGCGCGCCCCGGCGGGGCCGCCGGACTGCTGGAGTACTGGCACCCGCGCAAGGGCTGGGTCCGGCGCGACTACTGGACGTCGGAGCCCGACACCACCAACAACCGTATGGCCATCCGCAGCGCCACCATCCCGCTAGGGGCGCTCAAGCAGCCCTCACGCGTAGTCTTCACCTCCGACAGCCGCTACCTGGTGGACGGCATGACGCAGTGGGTGCACGGCTGGTCCGCGCGCGGATGGAAGCGCAAGGACGGCGAGATCGAGAACCTGGAGCTGTGGAAGGCGCTGATGCCGGTCGCGGGCCGCCACGAGGTGCAGTGGCGCTGGGTGAAGGGGCACGCCGGCCATCCGCAGAACGAGTACGCCAACTACCTGGCCACCCGCTCCGCGTCCCGCCAGGACCAGAGCGGCGGACTGGTGGATTCGAAGTTCGACGACTGGATCCGCGAAGAGCAGGAAAAGGAACGTTACCTGAGCTTCTTCGCCCTGCCGCCCGACAAGTTCGAGTTCAAGCCCTCGCGCCGGCCGCCTGTGCGTTGA